The genomic segment TGGAGAATATATAGATGATTTGATTAAATCTGCTTTAGATTCTTCAACCAATATAAATGCGATGGCCTCTGAATCATACAAGGGACGTCCAGCTCTTCCAAccatctaaataaaaaatattgtattgcCTGCATAATATCAGTTATTGAATAATCGGTATGCCctttgatttttttgccataaatttttgttccCTTTATCAAATGTCAAACTACCTTAATTATGATAATCTTTGatggtaaatttatattccaTGCCAGCTTAGATGTACAAACCAATATATAAATCCATTGGCGTAAAAATAAATCTTCAACTATACGTTTATCGTATGCACTCATCtcattataataatatgcGATGCCTTGGTGTATTAATTCAGCTAGATTACTATCTTCTAATGATTTACATATGTCATCCAGTTTTGATTTTTCAACGGATGGGCCCAAAAATGAAATGTTGGACGctattgataaatttgcgATGTTTTGGGCCGTTGAAATAGTTTGGTCTCTagataaaacaaatatgaTGGATGGATCATTTAAAGAATAATTACATAACGTTTTAAAGGCGAATACATTCATGTTATTCTGAAGTGAGGTGTAGTACGTCTTGTCTGGGAAActattaacaaaaattttacacgGAACTTGTTTCGATGAagatgaaaaattaaatattttagcaTCTCCTAACCATTTTGATACGCATTCTGGATTGGCTAATGTGGTTGATAGACCTAAAATACGAACCTGAATTGATTTGAATCTATTAATTATAGCTTCAAGAGCGGCTCCTTTTTTACTACTCATAAGGCAAATTTCATCtaaaataataagtttAATGTGGTCTGACAAATAATGCATATTTCTTCTAGATAATGCATCCCATTTTTCGGGGGtagatataattacatCTGGTTCAAAAATATCGTGGGTGCTTAGAAAATATGAATTCAAATATGATACTTTAAATGAAAATtctttaaatttatttcgCCAATCATGGTATCTTTCAGTCCCAATATCCTTTAAGCCTACCAAATATACAACTTTAGAGCCAGGGctatttttcaataatcTCAAAATGCTTAATTCAGCTATAAGTGTTTTTCCGCTGCCTGTAGGAGCGCCAATTAGAATTGTATCATCGGTGTGATATACTTTGTGGAAAACAATAGTTTGGAGCAAATTTAGATACGAAAATTCGTATAATTTCttcaaattaatatcaatatcttcaatTCGAAGTGGAATTATAGATGATAATGGAAATTGAATAGTTTCATCGCCTATAACATATCCCGGTAAATTAACCCTAAATTCTGAAAAAACTCCGATCcaatttattgatgaaGCGTAAGCTCGGATATCTAATTCATTAGCTAAGCCTTTCATGTAAATTTGACGAATAAACTTTCTTTCACTCTCAGAAAAATATGCAGTAGTGAATGTGTTTGAATATCTATTCATGGATACCCATATATTGATATCTTCATGACAACCATTCCAATCGatattccaaataaaattattatgtaattCGCCATATACAGTAATCTTAATTAGATTTAATGTCAAAGGTTGGACTTGTATTCTTATTGAAAAGAAAGGGATGTGATTTAACAAACTTTTAAGTGATTTGGCCTGGGACAGAGTGTTAACAAAGGTTGATAAAGAACTTATTGGCATTTTAATGAGTTCGTAAGGTCCAACTTCTTcagaaattttatttataacagATTcagtaataattttagagTGTGTGGTCGTTCCTTTAATTGGgtcatatttattagtaaGTTGTAACAAAATATTCCTACTAGATGGATGACTGTAACCTGAATCTATCCAAATCCTCCTTCTAAACATAATCTCCCATCTAGATATGCATAAAGATAATTCTATTTTAGAGTCATTAGACAACATGTTATCCGATGATAAAAGTTTATCACATCCACTATTTGCTATCATGAACATGGCTCGAAAAAGTCTGGTCGCACTGTCGATAATTGTAGTTATATCTCCTCGCAGCGAGCCATATACGggtatatttgaaatataacataataCTAAAATAGAGACCTTGCCAAATGTATCATCAAGCCAATTGGATCTAAAAATGGGAAGACGTTTGGACAAATATTCAAGGTTTTCAACATCTTCTTGCcgaaaaaataatgaattaaattcACGAGATTGGCCAAATATTCGCAATATTCCATAATCTAAGTCCTCTTTAAGCTCATTTAGAGATTGGAGATAATCATAACCCGTTTCATAGTCAAGATAGAATTTGGATACGATTTTTCCGAGCTCAGTGGAAATCAAAAATTCtgattcatttataattatcatatggcgtttttttaaattatttaatgagattttaataaatgatttcatACTATCCAAAACATTCTTACCGCCGGCGCCATATGCCAAGGGATTCTTGGATAATcttaaatgtaaaaatgtatttgaCGCCCAATTTAATGAATCTTGTATTGTGGTAATTGTGCCATTTGATATTTCTCCAATTAAAGCATTTTCAAGATGTAAAAGCATCTTTGATTCTATTGGTATAGAATTTCTTTGCCAttgtaaatacatttttagtTTATTATGTTCAGTTATTAAAACTGTTTGTCCACTAGTATCATACTGCGGTCTTCCGGCTCTACCCATTATTTGAGTTAATTctaaaaatgttaaatcCCTTTGGCATCCATGTATCATTGTTCCTTTTATTATTACAGTATGCGCAGGTAGGTTAACACCCCAAGCCAGTGTGGACGTGCAAAACAAAACTTTAATTGCGCCTTCCCTAAACATATTTTCTACTAATTCACGTTCTGGCCTAGACATACCAGCATGATGAATAGATAATCCACGTTCGAATAACTCGGAAAGTATAGGATTTGTTTTCGATAAAggttttatatattttgatgAATCTTCTACCCTAGCTAAATAACTtccaaatgattttatatcagCTCGATTAATCAATTCACGAGCGCTAGATATAGTTTCTCTTCTTCCACTAACAAAAACCATGCATTGATGTCCATTTGAAAGGCTTTCTATTACATGGGTTAGGGTTATATCATGCATTGTATGCTCAACAGTATTATTATGTTGGTTACCAACCGATTTTACTCtatttataaacattataattaccCGTAAAATAGTTGCTCCAATGGAACTGGGCGATAACTCTCATcgaaataaaataaattttttttaggAGCCCTAAGAAATGTTCCTACATCCTCcctaaattaactaataaataCCAGTTAGGTAATGTGGCTGATATCCCAATTAACCTTGCATACATCCGAGATGATTCCATCATActatgttatttaaaaacaTACTGTAACAAACTTGCCACTATAGATTCTAACACCGGACCTCTGTCATCATTAAGTAAATGGATTTCATCGAAAATGACGCATTTGACCCTCATAATGAAGGGATCATCTAAATGATCATAATAGTACCATAAGGAAGATTTCTTATtatgatatcaaatttttcagGAGTTGTAACcattatattcaaattttccaaatcgTTTTTACTAGTTTGAAAATCTCCAGTAACTTCTTTTACAATAACACCtaatttaatgaatacCAACCATATGAGATTGTAAGaactgtaaatttttgaacGATTTCAGATGCTAGTGCCTTCATTGGAGAaatataaactattatatCACTAAAAATAGATGCATTACTCCGTATATCTTTGGTTGATATATGATGTTTTATCTGTTGTAGGATGCATAGCAATGCGATATTTGTTTTCCCGCAACCTTAGCATTATATGCACAAATACCAGTAGGCGCGCAGACTAAGAGATTTTCATTGGTTTCAAATGCACAATTAAAAACCCTAGACTGCACCGCATTTAGATATTCAAATTGAGAAAAACAAGGTCTGGTCCATTCTGGCATATCGGATATTTTCACCAAAGGGAAATTTTTATTctaatataaattgaaaCCCACCTCTCTAGGCTTTAAGGGGAaaagatatttttcaaaatactTGTTATCCTCACGTATAAATTCTCCTAATGATGTGGAAgaaaaatgtttatatgtAGGATTGGAAAGTGTTTTAGGGTCGAAATTAAGCTCAAAATAATCATCTTGTGTAATTAGGTCTATTAAGAGATCAAAAGCTGTTTTGTCATCTAGGGAACAATCATtcttaatttcattttttttatGTTCccattcattttttatagAAGTATGAAATTTTACGGATTGTGCAATGAATTCTAATTCGTCTAGCCCTACTAGATCACATAGTGATGATGATAgaatatctaaatttgtttCTCTTGATATCAATGAGAAATATTCAGATGCTAAATCTATAAATTAGGGTCAATACATACCATTGGttgaataaaaaaaattgttcagGGTTGAGATTCGTTTAATGTGACGAATGCACCAAACAAGAGTGCCTGAATCCTCGGTATATACCGAACTTTCGTCTACAATGTCATCCGTGCAGAATTTATAAGGATTTATATTAGACATATATGACTTTGTGAGAGCATGGCTTAGTAGGCCCCATCGACATTGAATTCTATCATATTAGTTTGATCATATTTACGCAAATTTTTAAGATATAATAGATATGGGCACGTTGTTTTGATATAGagatttttatttttgataatataaagaatctatattaatttcGTTTTTCGTTTCTATtgatttaatttttattagtaCATgcataatttgtttttaattgtagTTTAAATGGTTTTTATTTATGAATTGTATGACAACTATATTGTCATCCTGATTAATGATTAGAAAATCGATCATAATATGGTcataatttaatagttGTATccaatataaaaatgtgtATTATTATGTCGGAATtctaaatttacaaattatttatcaaagTACAAGCGATCCATCTAGTTTccttaattattttataacataTGATCTGTATGATAAGTATTTGTcgattaattaataatatagctAATATTGCATaactatatataatgattggatatatattgtaatgtGTGTGTTACACAATCATTTGCACataatttatccaaaataCGCATttatttgaacaatttgcACGCTTATAGTGTTTTGTTTAGTATTTAaagatgaatttgaatatggttgtgtaatatatattatttgcacataaaaatataccaacggaacataaatataatattaaaattagtcGCCTCGAATTAATCTAagattataataaataattttgattcaTCTTATTATGAAATAACAAACGATAACATGCGTATCAAGGAGACCAATTGTATGTTCGTTGAAGTATATTTTGCAGCAAATAAggtttaaatatataattcaacaACTAACAATATGGAGAGTTGAAATgtcatttaaaaatgaaaataataataatttatagccaatttttatatatgtaagtAATGCTGTGAGAATTGATTTGGGtaattttgttcaaatacCTAATCACCTAACTGGATAAATcctaattaaaattgaatgattaaAAATCGATTGTAACTTAATCgtcatcaaaatttatatcagtTATACTAATAGACATATGAGATGATTGATACTGTGATTATAAGATACTGTGCCTACTAAACACATCAACTGACAACAATACATATAGTTAGACTAATGAAGgtattaatttgataatcatatacattaagtctattaatatatttatatccatATAACTCGAAACTCATACTTATTTAAATTCTATGTAACGAGGCATATTCATCATACTGTTGAACTaacaattatcacataaataaaatacatagtAATAAATGATGCGGTTAGAAACAATATctaacatttataattatagtatctttaattgttatagaATAATCAAGTTCTTTAATGTATAGTATgcattgttataatatacaatattatcataacCTCCACGACGTAGCCAGATGTATACATATCaatgctaaattatatattattgcaCTTATgcattttgtatatataatatataaccaTTCGTATCATATAAAAGTATATGGCATATTAACTAAttcatatacatatatataacatatatttacaacactgtattataatacaaaCACATCAATCCAGTGGCTAAGGTTGAACGATATTCTTCTTTCCTTCCATGGTGTAAGGTGTTGaaccaatttatttaggaaagCAGGTGGATAGATTCTAGCCATGAAGTCAAAATCCGTCCTTACCCAGTTTCATCTAATGCTATACTTGGCGTAAAATTTGGGatttttaatgaaaagTACATTTCTACAGTCACATATCACTACCCATTATACATCAAGGTACATTAGATTAGATTTTAGGCCGTTGCTAGCGACGATTCACTGTTTAAACATTTAGAAACAACATGGAATTTTTCAGAAGGTGCCTCCTCTGGTTTGACGTTATTGGagtttaaaatatcattcgaggtattttttaatatatttagtttAAAGATTTTCTACATCAAAAATGCGCAAAGctatttatcaataaaatttctCGTACAATGGTAAATTCGTTTATAAGTGAAACAAAGAGGGGAATAAACTGTTATCGCAAAATTAAAACAACTTAATCTTGTAACTGTGAATTTATGATGTAGATCTTAGTGAATAAATTCTCATACCTCGTCTCTTTTTTGCATCGTCAAATCTTGAGGAGACGCGATTATTATTCCATTACTGAACTTTAAATTAGACTCTATTGAATAAGTGCGGTAGATTCctatacaaattgaatgcgtattatataacatgtACTAAATATAAACATTTCTTACGAGAAACAATGTTTTAAAGGGCTTTCCTATCATATTTTGCGGCATTTTAACCAAAGAAATGGACCCATTTGTCATTCCATGTTTAATGTGTTGTTCCATATTAAAAATCTGTTTATTACTCTTATTATGCCTCCAATTAatctaatttaaaaatttacttACCCCTAATAAcgtatatatatatttaggATCAATGGCATATGGACATATTGATCTAGAATGGGCAAGTAAACCATAGAGCATCTCTCTAACAAATACAGTCCCTAAATAATAGAGATATTTACCAGTTGTAACTTGGAGACTAAGTATAAATTCTGATGAACTATCCCAAGCCCTTTGAACATCGcataaattagttaaagCGGCAACAGATGCGCTAAATGTGACATCAAAAAATTCTACACTTGAAGCCTTATAAATcaatacaaaattaccTGATTAATTTCTGTAATAATATGACAAGTTTCCATGTTAATTAGTTTCTTAGAACCCACATCTATCTTATCCTTTTCCCTCTCTAAGATTTGACAGACCAGATTGCGAATAAATATAGATTGATGATCATACGACATAAGATTGCTATATCTTTCatttttagaaatattataGTTACAAATCGATGTTTGAATGCATTTCAAATGATTACAGTTAAGTATTATGAGCGAATAGCACTCGAATAACCCAGCATTTATAAGATCTTCCATAGACAATCCAGTGCCTCTAACATATGCAACTCGACCTAGCATTTGTGGAGGCAAATTTCTCTTATTAGGCGCcaatattataacattaaaacaattatacGACAAGTgtctatatatttaatgaattacgtcaaaaaattacacaacGATGATGGCCAACCACATACGATAATAAACGgatcatcatttttaaaataccTAATTGCCTCATTATAGTCATTAACCTCAACCTCAGTCTCATTTGAACCTTGAAAGGTTTCTTTAACAGTCTCAAGTCCTTTTGAGCGTGatattgtattaatttgGTTATTTTGAATGTTAGGATATGCCGAATCATCGGGGAATTGCTTGATAGATGCCATGTCAATGATCTCTTCAATGGAATGAGCTATTACAACACCACAAAAAGATTCACTCTGATATTCCAGTTCTTGCCCAACTATATAATTCCATGGACAAAGAAAACCTGTACCATCTTGTTGAATAACGCCCACTAGAACGGAGCcattatacatatacaacATTTTAACCAAGTCCCCAAATTGCATACCTacataaattcaaaattaccTTTCATACATGCTGCAAATGGCATacgataaaattgatattgcaTTCCCTCAAGCATAGACAACACTTTCGGACCAAGGTGACTAAATGTGATATCTGAATCTTGCTGTTGTTCATCAGAGTCATCATCTATGGCGAACATActattataacaatattcaaCATAATTTCTAGCACGACATATATCATGAGGGATAAAAAATAGACTCAATATGAGATAAAATAAACCCTTGCATATGACAGATTTGGCCAAAAAGGCATTTGTTAGATCTATAATGCATATAACCTAAATATCtgaaataatattacattatcaaaATCCATACTTGCCAAGTGCGGActataataatcatttgaaatttgaaGCACCACTGGAATTTTTAACTGATTAGTGTACTTCAAAATAGATGTTAGACTAAATTATAGGTGAATTACCGCAGTATTGCATCTTGGTCACCGATAGTAATAATACTATCATCATAATCAACCAAATTATCATGTAAAACTGAAATTTCATTAACAACTACTATCATTGTAGAATAAAGTAATATATCGGCAACATATGATGGTGTAGCAAGATTTGAAGACCCGCCTGTTATACAGATGTTTATGTTAGAGTTTTTGttaattgctaaataaacACTTTTGTAATCCTCCATGGGCAAAGTAGTTAAAAcaacaataaaattgataaaatccTCATAAGAAGCTTCCAATGATCTATATAATAAGCAGATAAACCTGCAAATCGACAGAAGTTGATTTGGCATTAAAGGACCCCAATACACAATATATCTGTCAGCTGCAGTAGGTAACACACCTTAATGTCATATAACAAACCTATAGATGTACTAATCGAACCCATTGCATCCTTAAGCCTTTTTAATTGCAC from the Babesia microti strain RI chromosome I, complete genome genome contains:
- a CDS encoding Sec63 Brl domain (overlaps_old_locusTagID:BBM_I01017); translated protein: MSNINPYKFCTDDIVDESSVYTEDSGTLVWCIRHIKRISTLNNFFYSTNDLASEYFSLISRETNLDILSSSLCDLVGLDELEFIAQSVKFHTSIKNEWEHKKNEIKNDCSLDDKTAFDLLIDLITQDDYFELNFDPKTLSNPTYKHFSSTSLGEFIREDNKYFEKYLFPLKPRENKNFPLVKISDMPEWTRPCFSQFEYLNAVQSRVFNCAFETNENLLVCAPTGCGKTNIALLCILQQIKHHISTKDIRSNASIFSDIIVYISPMKALASEIVQKFTVLTISYGVIVKEVTGDFQTSKNDLENLNIMVTTPEKFDIIIRNLPYDDPFIMRVKCVIFDEIHLLNDDRGPVLESIVASLLHMMESSRMYARLIGISATLPNWEDVGTFLRAPKKNLFYFDESYRPVPLEQLFYGVKSVGNQHNNTVEHTMHDITLTHVIESLSNGHQCMVFVSGRRETISSARELINRADIKSFGSYLARVEDSSKYIKPLSKTNPILSELFERGLSIHHAGMSRPERELVENMFREGAIKVLFCTSTLAWGVNLPAHTVIIKGTMIHGCQRDLTFLELTQIMGRAGRPQYDTSGQTVLITEHNKLKMYLQWQRNSIPIESKMLLHLENALIGEISNGTITTIQDSLNWASNTFLHLRLSKNPLAYGAGGKNVLDSMKSFIKISLNNLKKRHMIIINESEFLISTELGKIVSKFYLDYETGYDYLQSLNELKEDLDYGILRIFGQSREFNSLFFRQEDVENLEYLSKRLPIFRSNWLDDTFGKVSILVLCYISNIPVYGSLRGDITTIIDSATRLFRAMFMIANSGCDKLLSSDNMLSNDSKIELSLCISRWEIMFRRRIWIDSGYSHPSSRNILLQLTNKYDPIKGTTTHSKIITESVINKISEEVGPYELIKMPISSLSTFVNTLSQAKSLKSLLNHIPFFSIRIQVQPLTLNLIKITVYGELHNNFIWNIDWNGCHEDINIWVSMNRYSNTFTTAYFSESERKFIRQIYMKGLANELDIRAYASSINWIGVFSEFRVNLPGYVIGDETIQFPLSSIIPLRIEDIDINLKKLYEFSYLNLLQTIVFHKVYHTDDTILIGAPTGSGKTLIAELSILRLLKNSPGSKVVYLVGLKDIGTERYHDWRNKFKEFSFKVSYLNSYFLSTHDIFEPDVIISTPEKWDALSRRNMHYLSDHIKLIILDEICLMSSKKGAALEAIINRFKSIQVRILGLSTTLANPECVSKWLGDAKIFNFSSSSKQVPCKIFVNSFPDKTYYTSLQNNMNVFAFKTLCNYSLNDPSIIFVLSRDQTISTAQNIANLSIASNISFLGPSVEKSKLDDICKSLEDSNLAELIHQGIAYYYNEMSAYDKRIVEDLFLRQWIYILVCTSKLAWNINLPSKIIIIKGTKIYGKKIKGHTDYSITDIMQAIQYFLFRWLEELDAIAFILVEESKADLIKSSIYSPLPIESCLEDTLIEHINAEISNKTIATKIDFLSYISNTFFYRRLIKNPLYYMDINSKSLRRKGITSNLEMTENYHNIKSTNEIILKFINSLLEETISSLNTLGCIKIQSSSEIDEFVLDHGLEFISDISTSLYTPTLLGTIASCYYISCSTAHMFKSKLNSEQELDFYQLLNLISGSQEFKNIPIRHNEDFYNMKLSSMCPVPIDESEASSPHSKTFLLLQAIMWKLPLPIIDYKTDIKTILDRATVIIHAFIDIAAVKRRLSTVLYLILIMQCLINHLNPGDINSLIIKKKNFKYINIEVSLSPLGSNSSVIPRSFGDATYIYDIKEYSNFQIRVKLTSGYAQGYYYVIIANEISGLIYGLKKITIRKCSIVSFRLSLDFNTSLKVIVSSALHVARDQELSLIFNNI
- a CDS encoding Coenzyme Q-binding protein COQ10 homolog mitochondrial (overlaps_old_locusTagID:BBM_I01020), producing MYSMHCYNIQYYHNLHDVARLAKVERYSSFLPWCKESRWIDSSHEVKIRPYPVSSNAILGVKFGIFNEKYISTVTYHYPLYIKAVASDDSLFKHLETTWNFSEGASSGLTLLEFKISFEFKDFLHQKCAKLFINKISRTMVNSFISETKRGINCYRKIKTT
- a CDS encoding potassium channel (K1) (overlaps_old_locusTagID:BBM_I01025), encoding MASYSIVLYLLDLFIAWAFGAFAIYSAYDLCVHLPFAPLITVCLEVVSLIISWNLIYIPKLIKSKIHPRNVQKKLSRLSKTQLPTHLIGDNAVENNTPNNTRSNLSRQINISRHNSFSSISRYNSSANIVSSKCDDLSMNIWGSNVSYLIKTQIMDVESNQSLPFPISATDNPFIIRTSTGSRMEQGAPESILSSAYLFDSSKVHTKNVNNWTHFKQYYRSLVNKTRKLSDKLSIWTGVNLWIKMSILSPLVNNSVWVIADIIITVIWCLIWQWAASYMKREPGDFSLLTWKFDDVPKFYWQLDAGFQCSAVFHYCIMLYYSNCKIKRIFSFHGLIELITTPCLSFILSIIYPTSTGQNENEHYRWLLMVGPIRCLRLLRAESLIYKNFYWLSEVKVIIVGVITDFLCLLFTFTGLLFLLESPRHSNLFKRPFDFFYFGVVTIGTVGYGDFAPITTAGRLLVIFIIFTSFTLGSVQLKRLKDAMGSISTSIGVLPTAADRYIVYWGPLMPNQLLSICRSLEASYEDFINFIVVLTTLPMEDYKSVYLAINKNSNINICITGGSSNLATPSYVADILLYSTMIVVVNEISVLHDNLVDYDDSIITIGDQDAILRLTSILKYTNQLKIPVVLQISNDYYSPHLASMDFDNVICIIDLTNAFLAKSVICKGLFYLILSLFFIPHDICRARNYVEYCYNSMFAIDDDSDEQQQDSDITFSHLGPKVLSMLEGMQYQFYRMPFAACMKGMQFGDLVKMLYMYNGSVLVGVIQQDGTGFLCPWNYIVGQELEYQSESFCGVVIAHSIEEIIDMASIKQFPDDSAYPNIQNNQINTISRSKGLETVKETFQGSNETEVEVNDYNEAIRYFKNDDPFIIVCGWPSSLCNFLTHLSYNCFNVIILAPNKRNLPPQMLGRVAYVRGTGLSMEDLINAGLFECYSLIILNCNHLKCIQTSICNYNISKNERYSNLMSYDHQSIFIRNLVCQILEREKDKIDVGSKKLINMETCHIITEINQASSVEFFDVTFSASVAALTNLCDVQRAWDSSSEFILSLQVTTGTVFVREMLYGLLAHSRSICPYAIDPKYIYTLLGINWRHNKSNKQIFNMEQHIKHGMTNGSISLVKMPQNMIGKPFKTLFLYMLYNTHSICIGIYRTYSIESNLKFSNGIIIASPQDLTMQKRDEIYIINSQLQD